A genomic stretch from Telmatocola sphagniphila includes:
- a CDS encoding DUF1444 family protein, with product MGLFSRFFGPPSQDQFAKILLNALRKAGDKRPCQYDPKEFRLIHTEEGEQAGITNLRNLYIEYCNLPKSVRNSMLDRVCRGLLNPMETPEEFEDVKPDLLPTVRSRALIEVFKLEQELAGSDKFELPMLPLTDHLIICLVYDLPTTIRFVNQDNLNHWGVTFEEAFQIALENLKNLPAVMMELNEKLYVLETGDAYDGTRILNKARIRELKFQGDPMALPLSRDCLLLTGSEDTEGLRMMLDIARTKQNEARPLCPIPIRLIGDRWETWLLPVEHPHRGEFKKLELGYLASEYAEQKTLLDKQHEKLGLDIFVASLTVLERQGEFLSYCVWTKDVPSWLPQADYVSLYDSEKEKLRFVRWERLQAVARDSIELLDVYPPRFSVKQFPSEDMIEVMQPEDWSA from the coding sequence ATGGGATTGTTCAGCCGATTCTTTGGCCCGCCCAGTCAGGACCAGTTTGCGAAAATCCTGCTCAACGCCTTACGCAAAGCCGGCGACAAACGCCCTTGCCAATACGATCCGAAGGAATTTCGGCTGATCCATACCGAAGAGGGCGAGCAGGCCGGCATCACCAATCTCCGCAATCTCTACATCGAATATTGTAACCTGCCCAAGTCGGTTCGCAATAGCATGCTGGATCGCGTTTGCAGAGGATTGCTCAATCCGATGGAAACTCCGGAAGAATTCGAAGACGTCAAACCGGATCTCCTGCCTACCGTTCGCTCACGCGCTCTGATCGAAGTATTCAAGTTGGAACAGGAATTGGCCGGCAGCGACAAATTCGAGTTGCCGATGCTGCCGTTGACCGATCATTTAATCATCTGCCTGGTTTACGATCTGCCGACAACTATACGCTTTGTGAATCAGGATAATCTGAACCACTGGGGCGTCACGTTCGAAGAAGCGTTTCAAATCGCACTGGAAAATCTGAAAAATCTGCCCGCCGTCATGATGGAATTGAATGAGAAACTGTACGTTCTGGAGACCGGAGATGCTTACGATGGCACCCGGATTCTCAATAAGGCTCGCATTCGCGAATTGAAATTCCAAGGCGACCCGATGGCCTTGCCCCTGAGCCGTGATTGCTTGTTGCTCACCGGCTCGGAGGATACTGAAGGTCTGAGGATGATGCTGGATATCGCCCGCACCAAACAAAACGAAGCCCGGCCGCTTTGCCCGATTCCCATCCGCTTGATTGGGGACCGCTGGGAAACCTGGCTCTTGCCGGTTGAGCACCCGCATCGGGGCGAATTTAAGAAACTGGAACTGGGGTATCTCGCGAGTGAGTACGCTGAGCAGAAGACGCTGCTCGATAAACAGCACGAAAAACTGGGGCTCGATATCTTCGTGGCTTCCCTGACCGTTCTGGAACGGCAGGGAGAATTCCTCAGCTATTGCGTCTGGACCAAGGACGTGCCGAGCTGGCTGCCCCAGGCCGATTACGTCTCGTTGTACGATTCGGAGAAAGAGAAACTGCGCTTCGTCCGCTGGGAACGCTTGCAGGCCGTTGCCAGAGACTCCATCGAGCTGTTGGATGTCTACCCGCCGCGATTTTCCGTGAAGCAATTCCCTTCAGAAGATATGATCGAGGTCATGCAGCCGGAGGATTGGTCGGCGTAA
- a CDS encoding AAA family ATPase, producing MNECDRLLKFKSFHEISESKMEWLWRGRIPRGVLVGLIGMPGVGKSLICVDIASRITKGVELPFDSTPRDPENVLWISAEEDASTIIKPRLGVAGAVMSKVFFFTGADKCDSMLALPLDAKRLEDALTEHDAKMVVIDTATSVLESRLSHNSDKDVREALLPLSKVASETGAVFILIRHTNKRNGESASNRGIGSRAWEGVCRSVLFVGTHQESQQKAVGVMKLNCGQIPPPLTYAIQDQVGTGLIQWGKEAPNITCDDLATLPAISSGRSRGRPSKTNRDSVEDLKTIFGERLDVDSSEIEDKMKNYGHSKGAIAHARKMLKIKSLKVDHKWFCRMPPEQLSSPLNEHPPRCDNIPES from the coding sequence ATGAATGAGTGCGATCGACTACTAAAATTCAAATCGTTTCACGAAATCTCCGAGAGCAAAATGGAATGGCTCTGGCGAGGTCGCATACCGAGAGGAGTACTTGTCGGATTGATAGGTATGCCGGGCGTGGGGAAATCCTTGATCTGTGTCGATATTGCTTCGCGCATAACAAAAGGCGTTGAACTGCCTTTCGATTCAACACCGCGAGATCCTGAGAACGTGCTATGGATTTCTGCTGAAGAAGATGCTTCAACGATAATTAAACCTCGGCTCGGAGTGGCAGGGGCTGTTATGTCAAAAGTATTCTTTTTCACAGGTGCAGATAAATGCGACTCTATGCTGGCACTTCCTCTAGATGCCAAACGATTAGAGGACGCGCTGACGGAGCACGACGCTAAAATGGTCGTAATCGATACTGCAACCTCTGTACTTGAATCGCGATTATCTCACAACAGTGACAAAGATGTTCGAGAGGCTTTACTCCCACTTTCAAAGGTCGCTTCAGAAACTGGTGCGGTATTCATATTGATTCGGCATACAAACAAGCGGAATGGTGAAAGTGCGTCTAATCGCGGCATAGGCAGTCGCGCGTGGGAAGGTGTTTGTCGGAGTGTCCTTTTCGTGGGGACCCATCAAGAAAGTCAACAAAAAGCTGTTGGGGTGATGAAACTTAATTGTGGCCAGATCCCCCCACCGCTTACTTACGCCATACAAGATCAAGTAGGAACAGGTTTGATCCAATGGGGTAAAGAGGCTCCAAATATCACCTGTGACGATTTGGCGACGCTACCAGCTATCAGTTCGGGCAGAAGCCGCGGGCGACCGTCCAAAACGAACCGAGATAGTGTAGAGGATCTGAAAACAATCTTTGGAGAACGACTCGACGTGGATTCTTCAGAAATTGAGGATAAGATGAAGAACTATGGGCACTCTAAAGGGGCAATAGCTCATGCGAGAAAAATGCTAAAAATAAAATCGTTAAAAGTAGATCACAAGTGGTTTTGTCGTATGCCACCAGAGCAACTTTCATCTCCCCTAAATGAACATCCACCTCGATGCGATAACATTCCGGAAAGTTGA
- a CDS encoding PSD1 and planctomycete cytochrome C domain-containing protein, which produces MRLGCLAFVLLLPGLLRAAPPVSYGRDVRPILSENCFYCHGQDTNHRKADLRLDTAEGQKAEKLIIPGKPSESELVQRILSHDADKMMPPPKSNRKLTDAQKEILQRWIAEGAKFEGHWAFQTPVRPAVPKVASVSNPIDAFIRSKLAAEKISPASEAEKTALIRRLTLDLIGLPPTPEEVDAFLKDTSANAYEKVVDRLLANPHYGERMALPWLDAARYADSNGFQQDGDTFQWVWRDWVVKALNDNMPYDRFSIEQLAGDLLPNATLDQKIASAFNRNHLVNGEGGAIPEEQRFNILFDRVDVTATNWLGLTMACCQCHDHKYDPLTQKDYYSLLAAFNNVSENGAAGYQSSKTRVSPPFIEAPSPEQKAMAASLDKIAGDLRSALTEKQKLWELRAKNDKKLEAILKNPAQAKTHFEEKVEAKLAELVKAAEAEARNYKADEIPKVMIMADDRPRESHILDRGEYLKKKEKVTFAVPATLPPLPKEAPKNRLGLARWLFTPEHPLTARVAVNRMWQTFFGVGLVKTSEDFGVQGDVPLQAELLDWLAVEFRESGWNVKKIHRLIVTSATYKQSSRVSAEVLAKDPENRYLTRFPRVRLPAMILRDLALATSGLLDLRIAGKPVYPYQPDGIWETLAITKERDFTYPNSSGADLYRRSLYTFWRRTISPANMFDASARQVCKVKPSVTNTPLHALTTLNDPTWTEAARALAVKTVKSEANTDGRLAYIYRRVLSRAPTEKEKKILQRMLDEQTAFYKKDEPAAKKLLSVGASPMDPSVDAVTQAAWTNLCLAIFNLDEALTRE; this is translated from the coding sequence ATGCGATTGGGTTGTTTGGCCTTTGTTCTGCTCCTGCCGGGCCTCTTACGAGCCGCTCCGCCCGTTTCTTACGGTCGGGATGTCCGACCGATCCTGTCCGAGAACTGTTTCTACTGCCACGGACAGGATACCAACCACCGCAAGGCCGATCTGCGCCTGGATACGGCCGAGGGGCAGAAAGCTGAAAAGCTCATCATCCCCGGTAAGCCGTCGGAGAGCGAACTGGTGCAGCGCATCCTGAGCCACGATGCCGATAAAATGATGCCGCCGCCCAAATCGAATCGCAAACTGACCGATGCCCAAAAAGAAATTTTGCAGCGCTGGATCGCCGAAGGAGCCAAATTCGAAGGGCACTGGGCATTTCAAACGCCGGTCCGCCCGGCCGTGCCCAAAGTTGCTTCTGTCAGCAATCCGATTGATGCCTTCATTCGATCCAAGTTGGCCGCTGAAAAAATCTCCCCGGCATCCGAAGCCGAAAAAACGGCTCTCATTCGTCGGTTGACGCTCGATCTCATCGGCTTACCACCGACCCCGGAGGAGGTCGATGCCTTTCTGAAAGACACATCAGCCAATGCTTATGAGAAAGTCGTCGATCGATTGTTGGCTAATCCGCACTACGGCGAGCGCATGGCCCTGCCCTGGCTCGATGCCGCCCGCTACGCCGACAGCAATGGCTTCCAACAGGACGGCGATACTTTCCAATGGGTCTGGCGCGATTGGGTCGTCAAAGCGTTGAACGACAATATGCCCTACGATCGTTTCAGTATCGAGCAACTGGCCGGCGACTTGCTACCCAACGCCACGCTCGATCAAAAAATCGCATCGGCCTTTAATCGCAATCACCTGGTCAACGGTGAAGGCGGCGCCATCCCGGAAGAGCAGCGTTTCAACATTCTTTTTGATCGGGTGGATGTGACCGCAACCAATTGGCTGGGCTTGACAATGGCGTGCTGTCAGTGCCACGACCATAAATACGATCCGCTGACCCAGAAAGATTATTATTCGCTGTTGGCGGCCTTCAACAACGTGAGCGAAAACGGGGCCGCGGGCTACCAGTCTTCCAAGACGCGCGTTTCGCCTCCTTTCATTGAAGCTCCTTCGCCGGAACAAAAAGCCATGGCCGCTTCGCTCGATAAAATCGCTGGCGATTTGCGCAGCGCGTTGACCGAAAAGCAAAAGCTTTGGGAACTGCGTGCCAAGAACGACAAAAAACTGGAAGCGATCCTGAAGAATCCGGCTCAAGCGAAGACTCATTTCGAGGAGAAGGTGGAAGCGAAACTGGCCGAGCTGGTGAAAGCGGCCGAAGCGGAAGCGCGAAATTATAAGGCGGATGAAATTCCCAAAGTCATGATCATGGCCGATGATCGACCGCGGGAAAGCCATATCCTCGATCGCGGCGAGTATCTCAAAAAGAAAGAAAAAGTCACCTTCGCCGTACCGGCCACCTTACCCCCACTGCCCAAAGAGGCTCCCAAAAATCGGCTCGGCCTGGCCCGCTGGCTATTCACTCCCGAACATCCCCTAACGGCCCGCGTGGCGGTCAACCGGATGTGGCAAACCTTCTTCGGCGTCGGTCTGGTGAAAACCAGTGAAGACTTCGGGGTGCAGGGCGATGTTCCTCTACAAGCGGAATTGCTCGATTGGCTGGCCGTGGAGTTTCGCGAGTCGGGCTGGAACGTCAAAAAAATACATCGACTGATCGTGACCAGTGCCACTTATAAACAAAGCTCGCGCGTTTCCGCCGAAGTTTTAGCCAAGGATCCGGAAAACCGATACCTGACCCGCTTTCCACGCGTCCGGCTGCCGGCCATGATCCTACGCGATCTGGCCCTGGCGACGAGCGGTTTACTCGATTTGCGCATCGCCGGTAAACCTGTCTATCCTTATCAGCCCGACGGTATCTGGGAGACGCTGGCAATCACCAAGGAACGCGATTTCACTTATCCGAACTCGAGCGGTGCCGATCTCTATCGCCGCAGCCTCTACACCTTCTGGCGACGGACGATCAGCCCGGCCAATATGTTCGATGCCTCGGCCCGGCAGGTCTGCAAAGTGAAACCTTCCGTAACCAACACGCCGTTGCACGCTCTGACGACCTTGAACGATCCGACTTGGACCGAAGCCGCCCGGGCTCTGGCCGTCAAGACGGTCAAGAGCGAGGCGAATACCGATGGCCGGCTGGCGTACATCTATCGTCGTGTCCTGTCTCGAGCGCCTACCGAGAAGGAAAAGAAGATTCTGCAGCGAATGCTCGACGAACAGACCGCCTTCTACAAGAAGGATGAACCGGCCGCGAAAAAATTGCTGAGTGTCGGCGCCAGCCCGATGGACCCCAGCGTCGATGCAGTGACCCAGGCGGCCTGGACCAACCTCTGTCTGGCGATTTTCAATTTGGACGAAGCTCTCACCCGCGAGTAA
- a CDS encoding GDSL-type esterase/lipase family protein — MYFIFVVLFSFFCLFQAPRVQSPDKELNKFEKEIVAFEELDKKQPVKTGGILFVGSSTIRKWKLSNNFPDRSDLINRGFGGSEISDSVKYANRIIIPYKPRQIVFYAGDNDLANSKKPETLLEDYRQLVKVIRQSLPDTEILFLCIKPSPSREKLLPFQNQANALIEAEIQKDPKSKFIDFRKAILDRNGMAKPELFEKDLLHLNLDGYMQVAEVLKPYLK, encoded by the coding sequence ATGTACTTTATCTTCGTCGTCCTCTTCAGCTTTTTCTGCCTGTTTCAGGCTCCGCGCGTTCAGTCTCCCGATAAAGAGCTGAACAAGTTCGAAAAAGAAATCGTGGCCTTCGAAGAACTGGACAAAAAACAGCCCGTGAAAACCGGCGGCATCCTTTTCGTCGGCAGCTCCACCATCCGCAAATGGAAACTCTCCAATAATTTCCCGGACCGAAGCGATCTGATCAACCGCGGCTTCGGCGGCTCCGAGATTTCCGACAGCGTGAAGTACGCCAACCGAATTATTATCCCCTACAAACCCCGACAAATCGTCTTCTACGCCGGGGATAACGACCTGGCCAACTCCAAAAAGCCGGAAACCCTGCTGGAAGACTATCGTCAACTCGTTAAAGTGATTCGCCAGAGCCTGCCCGATACGGAGATTCTCTTTCTCTGCATCAAGCCGAGCCCGAGCCGGGAGAAACTACTACCCTTTCAAAATCAGGCTAACGCCTTGATCGAGGCCGAGATTCAGAAAGACCCCAAGTCGAAATTCATCGATTTTCGCAAAGCGATTTTAGATCGCAACGGCATGGCCAAGCCCGAGCTGTTCGAGAAAGATCTGCTGCACCTGAATTTGGACGGCTACATGCAAGTGGCCGAGGTGCTCAAACCGTACTTGAAATAA
- a CDS encoding RNA polymerase sigma factor, with amino-acid sequence MALTSVDRTLLSRCLKHDVGAWNDFVDRFLGLIYHVVRYTAHLRSTPLNAEEVEDLAQEILLQIISDDYKILRQFRGKSSLATYLTVIARRICVHELMRRQATRKPLPPEMRKSNPEMEISAAERVGLDKLEEVQKLMRKLPTKERQIVRLFYLEGRTYEEISTVLDVPVNSIGPVLTRARKRLRHYSDQQAEKKRQAALARQQNGE; translated from the coding sequence ATGGCTCTCACCAGTGTTGATCGGACTTTACTGAGCCGCTGCCTGAAACACGATGTCGGCGCCTGGAATGATTTTGTCGACCGATTTCTCGGTCTGATCTATCATGTGGTGCGTTACACCGCCCATTTGCGCAGCACTCCTCTGAACGCCGAGGAAGTGGAGGATTTGGCTCAGGAGATCCTTCTGCAAATCATTTCCGACGATTACAAGATCCTCCGCCAGTTTCGCGGCAAAAGCTCCCTGGCGACCTATTTGACCGTGATTGCCCGCCGAATCTGCGTTCACGAACTGATGCGTCGGCAGGCTACCCGGAAACCGCTGCCACCGGAGATGCGGAAATCGAATCCGGAAATGGAAATCTCGGCCGCCGAGCGTGTGGGACTGGATAAGCTGGAGGAAGTTCAGAAGCTGATGCGTAAATTGCCGACGAAAGAACGGCAGATCGTCCGGCTGTTTTATCTGGAGGGCCGGACTTACGAGGAAATTAGTACGGTTCTCGATGTGCCGGTGAATTCCATCGGCCCGGTTCTTACCCGGGCCCGCAAGCGACTAAGACATTATTCCGATCAGCAGGCCGAGAAGAAGCGGCAAGCCGCCCTCGCCCGGCAGCAGAACGGCGAATAA
- a CDS encoding superinfection immunity protein: MPINFPCPYCHSKLVIPDHKSNKMMDCPDCSSAFYVPAIAKIPQGTSRPFPIGLVVAILGLFLGCVFTGVMYYRYHHTKTPAVANTPKPTSAKYDRRSATDKQTDASIASLNESLQPSQDAYDDEILARRIKRLILFPFALAFYFTPSIIAWYRGHANLLALFCLNFFLGIILIGWILSLVWALMDTQRNKPVVHYHFHKTDETVQNGHD; the protein is encoded by the coding sequence ATGCCCATCAACTTCCCTTGCCCGTACTGCCACTCGAAGCTAGTAATTCCCGATCATAAATCCAATAAAATGATGGACTGCCCGGATTGTAGCAGTGCGTTCTACGTGCCAGCAATTGCGAAGATACCCCAGGGGACTTCACGACCGTTTCCAATTGGATTGGTTGTGGCGATCCTAGGCCTATTTCTGGGGTGCGTATTCACTGGCGTCATGTATTATCGCTACCATCACACAAAAACGCCTGCTGTCGCCAATACCCCTAAGCCGACAAGTGCCAAATATGACCGGCGATCCGCGACGGACAAGCAGACCGATGCCTCGATCGCATCCCTGAATGAGTCACTCCAGCCTAGCCAGGATGCGTATGACGATGAAATTCTCGCGCGTCGTATTAAGAGATTGATTCTTTTCCCGTTTGCCCTCGCCTTCTACTTTACTCCGTCCATTATCGCCTGGTATCGCGGACATGCCAATTTGCTGGCACTCTTTTGCCTTAACTTCTTTTTGGGCATCATCCTCATTGGCTGGATCTTATCGCTCGTTTGGGCCCTGATGGATACTCAGAGAAACAAGCCTGTAGTACATTACCACTTCCATAAGACTGATGAGACTGTCCAAAATGGACACGATTAA
- a CDS encoding DUF1579 family protein, with product MKKRNLITLALALLFLGVSGARGQEPPKQGPEYDVLKKLVGTWNISMKDGGNESLGTITYKSELNGVWIANDLSVDFGGFKYQGHGMNSYDDQKKKYLTVWFDNMVTLPTTSEGTYDKAKKTLTMTGEGRGMDGKMEKQKSVLEFVDDNTINFTMYSGDGKDPTFSSVYKRKK from the coding sequence ATGAAGAAGCGAAATTTGATCACTCTGGCCCTGGCGCTTTTGTTTTTGGGCGTTTCTGGTGCCCGAGGGCAGGAACCACCTAAACAAGGCCCAGAATACGATGTTCTGAAAAAATTAGTCGGCACCTGGAACATCAGTATGAAAGATGGCGGAAACGAATCTCTGGGAACCATCACTTATAAATCTGAATTGAACGGCGTCTGGATCGCCAACGATTTGAGCGTGGATTTTGGCGGATTTAAATACCAGGGCCACGGCATGAATTCTTACGACGATCAGAAGAAAAAATACCTGACTGTCTGGTTCGACAATATGGTTACCCTACCCACCACTTCGGAAGGGACTTACGATAAAGCCAAAAAGACCCTGACGATGACCGGGGAAGGTCGAGGCATGGACGGCAAAATGGAAAAGCAAAAAAGCGTGCTGGAATTCGTGGACGATAACACCATCAACTTCACCATGTACTCTGGTGACGGCAAAGATCCGACGTTCTCGTCCGTTTATAAACGCAAAAAGTAA
- a CDS encoding ASCH domain-containing protein produces the protein MKALSILQPYAWAIIHGKIKTVENRTWATSYRGRIAIHAGKAATCREDCQPDIWNGGRLLTMPAYPPTWKQLQRDGQLGAIIGFVDLIDCVRFEELPEEYQSDFAQGPYCWLLRNPRAIQSPIPYTGQVRLFNVPDEYLELEQIGKCEK, from the coding sequence ATGAAAGCGCTCTCAATTTTACAGCCTTATGCCTGGGCAATCATTCACGGGAAGATCAAGACTGTGGAAAATCGAACCTGGGCTACATCATATCGTGGACGAATTGCAATCCATGCTGGAAAGGCAGCGACTTGCCGAGAGGATTGCCAGCCTGATATATGGAACGGTGGCAGACTCCTTACGATGCCAGCCTACCCTCCTACCTGGAAGCAGCTACAGAGAGATGGTCAATTAGGAGCCATCATAGGATTCGTGGACCTGATTGACTGTGTAAGGTTCGAGGAGCTGCCTGAAGAGTATCAGTCGGATTTCGCCCAAGGGCCGTATTGCTGGCTCTTACGCAATCCCAGAGCTATCCAATCCCCTATTCCTTACACAGGGCAAGTCAGGCTGTTCAACGTGCCAGACGAATACCTTGAATTAGAGCAAATTGGAAAATGCGAAAAATAA